One segment of Thermosulfurimonas sp. F29 DNA contains the following:
- a CDS encoding efflux RND transporter periplasmic adaptor subunit → MKKGILQALAAFLVLTVGAGLSYYLVVSRPRPRAVKRPRAAFAVRVLVARPRSYTYTVETTGTVVAPRRTELAAEVAGRIIYVSPRLLPGAVVERGEVLVRIDPTDYRAAVSRAEAELAEAERALAELSAEAERSVAEWRTLHPEEPPPPLVAKTPELSAARARVRAARAALTRARADLARTEIRAPYRGRVLEAGVEVGGYASPGRVLAVLYPVVGVEVYAPVADYFLPYLRVPGFNASGKTEGSRAEVVWKAGDRIYRYRARVVRAGGAVEEKTRLFPLYLRLEDPPGRPPLLPNTFVTVRIFGSTYPKVFVLPREALHRVRGEAFVWVVGTGERLERRRVRVLQENEDTVVVLSGLKAGDRVVAQRLSGATEGALVKVVR, encoded by the coding sequence ATGAAAAAAGGGATCCTTCAGGCCCTGGCCGCGTTTCTGGTGCTTACGGTCGGGGCGGGGCTTTCGTACTACCTCGTCGTATCGAGACCCAGGCCCCGGGCGGTGAAGCGCCCCCGGGCCGCCTTCGCGGTGCGGGTGCTCGTGGCCCGTCCCCGGTCCTACACCTACACCGTGGAGACCACCGGCACGGTGGTGGCCCCGCGGCGCACGGAGCTGGCCGCGGAGGTGGCCGGAAGGATTATCTATGTGTCCCCCCGTCTTCTTCCCGGGGCGGTGGTGGAGCGGGGGGAGGTGCTGGTGCGGATCGACCCCACGGATTATCGGGCGGCCGTGTCCCGGGCCGAGGCGGAGCTCGCCGAGGCCGAAAGGGCCCTTGCCGAGCTTTCCGCCGAGGCGGAGCGCTCGGTGGCCGAATGGCGAACGCTTCATCCGGAGGAGCCTCCCCCGCCGCTAGTGGCCAAAACCCCGGAGCTTTCCGCCGCGAGGGCCCGGGTGCGGGCGGCCCGGGCGGCCCTCACCCGGGCCCGGGCCGATCTCGCCCGCACGGAGATAAGGGCCCCTTACCGGGGACGGGTCCTCGAGGCCGGGGTGGAGGTGGGCGGTTACGCCTCCCCGGGGCGGGTGCTCGCCGTCCTCTATCCGGTGGTGGGGGTGGAGGTCTACGCCCCGGTGGCCGATTACTTTCTCCCCTATCTCAGGGTGCCGGGATTTAACGCCTCCGGCAAGACCGAAGGGTCCCGGGCGGAGGTGGTCTGGAAGGCCGGGGATCGAATCTATCGCTACCGGGCCAGGGTGGTGCGGGCCGGAGGGGCGGTGGAGGAAAAGACCCGTCTCTTTCCCCTCTATCTCCGTCTGGAGGACCCTCCGGGCCGTCCTCCCCTTCTTCCGAACACCTTCGTTACCGTAAGAATATTCGGTTCCACCTATCCGAAGGTGTTCGTGCTTCCGCGGGAGGCCCTTCACCGGGTGCGGGGGGAGGCCTTCGTCTGGGTGGTGGGGACCGGTGAGAGACTCGAGCGCCGCCGGGTGCGGGTCCTCCAGGAGAACGAGGACACCGTGGTGGTGCTTTCCGGACTCAAGGCCGGCGACCGGGTGGTGGCCCAGAGGCTTTCCGGAGCCACGGAGGGAGCCCTGGTGAAGGTGGTCCGATGA
- a CDS encoding efflux transporter outer membrane subunit, with product MRRGWVAILTVMLLAACSAGPERSLPAPSFPEKFVNAPSHYTLPRLPDRWWTTLGIGELDELVERVLNRNYDLREASWRIRELAARFGIRRSERWPRAEAGLSGTRQRLSFVGTPYPGASGYIYGEFRGRLGISYEVDLWRRISAEAASARWEWLASTEDRRALAISLVSETVSLYLRAAFTRCELDLLRRERGVLSRYLALVEGRFAAGRASASEVLALRRRLAALSAEIPEKKRTLSGIFQQLALLAGDYPSGRSFLRFPEGICSLTVPLPPPGLPSELLRRRPDIRAAEARLRAARARVRAARAARFPRLVLTAEEGRVSNALSDLLAHRNRLWSLTFSLTHPLFEGGKLAAGERAERAALREAEARYASTLLTAFREVEFALLSEERLRRRLSETEREVRASETELRFCTERFGEGLVTLPVCLEKRLTLLELKRRLLSARLALLLNRVSLFEALGGGFSVDTTGGGHP from the coding sequence ATGAGGCGCGGATGGGTGGCGATTTTAACCGTGATGTTGCTTGCGGCCTGTTCCGCCGGACCCGAGCGTTCCCTCCCCGCGCCCTCCTTTCCCGAAAAATTCGTGAACGCTCCCTCGCACTACACCCTTCCGCGGCTCCCGGATCGCTGGTGGACCACCCTGGGGATCGGAGAGCTCGACGAGCTGGTGGAGAGGGTGCTCAACCGGAATTACGACTTGCGGGAGGCCTCCTGGCGGATTCGGGAGCTTGCGGCCAGGTTCGGGATCCGGCGTTCGGAAAGGTGGCCCCGGGCCGAGGCCGGGCTTTCCGGCACCCGCCAGCGCCTCTCCTTCGTGGGGACCCCCTATCCGGGGGCTTCGGGATATATCTACGGCGAGTTCCGGGGACGCCTGGGAATCTCTTACGAGGTGGACCTCTGGCGGCGCATTTCCGCCGAGGCCGCTTCCGCCCGGTGGGAATGGCTGGCCTCCACGGAGGATCGCCGGGCCCTGGCCATCTCCCTGGTCTCCGAAACCGTCTCCCTTTACCTGCGGGCCGCCTTTACCCGCTGCGAGCTGGATCTTCTACGCCGGGAGAGAGGGGTGCTTTCCCGCTACCTCGCCCTTGTGGAGGGGCGTTTTGCGGCCGGACGGGCTTCGGCCTCCGAGGTTCTCGCCCTCCGCAGGCGCCTGGCCGCCCTTTCCGCGGAGATCCCGGAGAAAAAGCGGACTCTTTCCGGGATCTTCCAGCAGCTCGCCCTTCTGGCCGGGGACTATCCCTCCGGGCGATCCTTCCTGCGTTTTCCCGAGGGGATCTGTTCCCTGACGGTGCCCCTCCCACCCCCCGGTCTTCCCTCGGAGCTTCTCCGCCGGCGTCCGGACATACGGGCCGCCGAGGCCCGTCTCCGGGCCGCGAGGGCCCGGGTGCGGGCCGCGAGGGCCGCCCGGTTCCCCCGGCTCGTTCTCACCGCCGAGGAAGGACGGGTCTCGAACGCCCTTTCCGATCTCCTGGCCCACCGGAACCGCCTCTGGTCCCTCACCTTTTCCCTCACCCATCCGCTCTTTGAGGGCGGGAAACTCGCCGCCGGGGAGAGGGCCGAACGGGCCGCCCTCAGGGAGGCCGAGGCCCGTTACGCCTCAACCTTACTTACGGCCTTTCGGGAGGTGGAGTTCGCCCTGCTTTCCGAGGAGAGACTCCGCCGCCGGCTTTCGGAAACGGAAAGGGAGGTGCGGGCGTCGGAGACCGAACTCCGCTTCTGCACGGAGCGTTTCGGGGAGGGGCTGGTGACGCTCCCCGTGTGCCTGGAAAAGCGCCTCACCCTTCTCGAACTTAAAAGAAGGCTTCTTTCCGCACGGCTGGCCCTGCTTTTGAACAGGGTCTCCCTGTTTGAGGCTCTGGGGGGAGGATTTTCCGTGGACACCACCGGCGGAGGCCACCCATGA